In a genomic window of Salmo trutta chromosome 32, fSalTru1.1, whole genome shotgun sequence:
- the LOC115171616 gene encoding immediate early response gene 2 protein yields MEVSAEAKRIMVHALGKLYSSRAQRGGHRLHRSLLLTLVMQSARDIYHASQASCETTTAAEPVQQESPMEETTGDPLERGVSSSLSGLPATPQPQESASSSEDGTSSHPLLCSVTAGREDKENRGPSRPDRQEDARKRRGNAASEPDFLPCKKEKIEQGRNTVIRSSVNCYRVSEDSLASSVPMLRAIAAF; encoded by the coding sequence ATGGAGGTCAGCGCTGAGGCCAAGAGGATTATGGTCCACGCTCTAGGCAAACTATACAGCTCGCGCGCCCAGCGCGGGGGACACCGTCTCCACCGGAGTCTGCTGCTCACGCTCGTAATGCAGTCCGCCCGGGATATCTACCACGCATCGCAGGCCAGTTGTGAAACCACGACAGCAGCAGAGCCGGTCCAGCAAGAGTCACCGATGGAGGAAACAACTGGAGACCCTTTGGAGAGGGGGGTTTCCTCGTCTCTGTCTGGACTACCCGCGACCCCCCAGCCCCAGGAGAGTGCCTCATCCTCCGAGGACGGAACGAGCTCACACCCGCTGCTCTGCAGTGTAACAGCAGGTAGAGAAGACAAGGAGAACCGGGGCCCTTCGAGGCCTGACCGCCAGGAAGACGCCAGGAAGAGACGCGGCAATGCGGCCTCAGAGCCCGACTTCCTCCCCTGCAAGAAAGAGAAAATTGAGCAAGGGAGAAATACCGTCATACGGAGCTCTGTGAACTGCTACCGTGTCAGTGAGGACTCACTGGCCTCATCGGTGCCCATGTTAAGAGCCATTGCAGCGTTTTGA
- the LOC115171615 gene encoding nucleus accumbens-associated protein 1 yields MAQTLQMAIPNFGNNVLECLNEQRLQGLYCDVSVVVKGHAFKAHRAVLAASSSYFRDLFSTGGGSGSKTPTVVELPPAVQPQSFQQILAFCYTGRLSMTVGDQFLLMYTAGFLQIQQIMEKGTEFFLKVSSPSCDSQDLQAEEAPPSEPQSPVTQTVAVGTGSRPASCLTPLPLVSRVKTEQQGNQSEASPYSVVCTPVAKRLWEGGSSRDGGGGGSCGGGSRKAARFSQESVRGSAIQSSGTLTLAIGMGASGAGIGSGVGGHGSGSNGSVVSMGNVASEGASPGTMSAYTSDSPISYHDEEEEEEVTEEQTEEQYRQICNMYTMYSMLNVGAAAGERVEALPDHSETRGRMRGRQDLSSLPAELITQIGNRCHPKLYEEGDPAEKLELVSGTCVFISRAQLMNCHVSAGTRHKVLLRRLLAAFFDRNTLANSCGTGIRSSTNDPSRKPLDNRVLHAVKFYSQNFATSFKESEMNAIAADMCTNARRVVRKSWIPKLKLLMAEGDAYSAFLPDAKMEADALGAEPGYEPNSLEGAETGGSSGESLQGVGSDGGTLF; encoded by the exons ATGGCCCAGACCCTTCAGATGGCGATTCCTAACTTTGGCAACAACGTCTTGGAGTGTCTGAACGAGCAGCGTCTTCAGGGGCTCTACTGCGATGTCTCCGTGGTCGTCAAGGGACACGCCTTCAAG gcTCACCGTGCCGTGCTTGCGGCCAGCAGCTCTTACTTCCGGGACCTGTTCAGCACTGGGGGAGGCAGCGGCTCCAAGACCCCCACAGTGGTGGAGCTCCCCCCGGCCGTCCAGCCCCAGAGCTTCCAGCAGATCCTGGCCTTCTGCTACACAGGCCGCCTCAGCATGACAGTGGGAGACCAGTTCCTCCTCATGTACACCGCAGGCTTCCTGCAGATCCAGCAGATCATGGAGAAGGGCACAGAGTTCTTCCTCAAG GTTTCCTCGCCCAGCTGTGACTCCCAGGACCTGCAGGCCGAGGAGGCTCCGCCCTCCGAACCCCAGAGCCCCGTCACTCAAACCGTTGCCGTGGGGACTGGCAGTCGCCCCGCCTCCTGCCTTACCCCCCTCCCCCTTGTGTCGCGGGTGAAGACAGAGCAGCAGGGCAACCAATCAGAAGCCTCGCCCTACTCGGTGGTGTGCACCCCTGTGGCCAAGCGCTTGTGGGAGGGCGGCAGCAGCCGAGACGGGGGTGGAGGGGGCTCATGCGGAGGCGGGTCCAGGAAGGCCGCCCGCTTTTCCCAGGAGTCCGTGCGAGGGAGTGCCATCCAGAGCTCGGGGACGCTGACACTGGCCATAGGGATGGGCGCCAGCGGGGCGGGGATAGGATCAGGGGTCGGGGGTCACGGCAGCGGGTCCAACGGGAGTGTGGTCTCAATGGGCAACGTGGCATCGGAGGGCGCCAGCCCGGGCACGATGAGCGCCTACACCAGTGACTCTCCTATCAGTTACCatgacgaggaggaagaggaggaggtgacgGAGGAGCAGACGGAGGAGCAGTACAGGCAGATCTGTAACATGTACACCATGTACAGCATGCTCAACGTGGGCGCCGCAG CTGGTGAGCGTGTGGAGGCCCTGCCAGACCACTCAGAGACCCGGGGTCGTATGCGCGGTCGCCAGGACCTGTCGTCTCTCCCCGCTGAGCTCATCACACAGATAGGCAACCGCTGCCACCCCAAACTATATGAGGAGGGGGACCCCGCAGAGAAACTAGAGCTTGtctcag gtacgtgtgtgttcatatctCGAGCCCAGCTGATGAACTGTCATGTCAGTGCAGGGACCAGACACAAGGTGTTGCTCAGGAGGCTGCTGGCTGCCTTCTTCGACAG gaatACTCTGGCTAACAGCTGTGGAACAGGAATCCGCTCCTCCACTAATGACCCCAGCCGCAAGCCCCTGGACAACAGAGTGTTGCACGCAGTCAAAT TCTACAGCCAGAACTTTGCCACGAGCTTCAAGGAGAGTGAGATGAACGCCATCGCGGCGGACATGTGCACCAACGCCCGCCGCGTTGTCCGCAAGAGCTGGATCCCCAAGCTGAAGCTGCTCATGGCCGAGGGCGACGCGTACTCTGCCTTCCTCCCTGATGCCAAGATGGAGGCCGACGCCCTCGGAGCGGAGCCAGGCTATGAACCCAACTCCCTGGAGGGCGCCGAGACAGGCGGCTCGTCCGGCGAGTCGCTGCAGGGGGTGGGCAGCGACGGAGGCACTTTGTTTTAG